One window of the Chryseobacterium camelliae genome contains the following:
- a CDS encoding ADP-ribosylglycohydrolase family protein produces MNPETKYKGSLKLSAIGDALGWITEFEKNQQSLKDKFGTEKIENFQPWTKTVGGRFYGYTDNIRAGSYSDDTQLLLAVARSIKNDGSLDHEYFAKNELVSWLEYERGGGRTVKTAANKIQRKSANWFNNFYSLKINNETYNYKQSGANGAAMRVLPIALANLGDKEKIREEIFCNSIITHGHPRAIIGAMLYGYAINQIIIFKTADFTWEKYIIQLGSNFKEKFDLSLIKRKEITEWIKQWNITENKLFESIYFETLLETQNYLRFIFQSLKQNLSVRETLQKLGCFAPATKGSGISTVIAGIYLASKFHESPLSAIIEAVNALGSDTDSIAAFTGGLIGALHGHSIIPQKWRTVQDLEYLEDVAKRLLAISENRNIVEPTISINADLKLLNKIQEDNFKVDENVLFTPLGEGKIVKIDRQNTQTKGKYNLLIEVQLKIGQSILVSKSFDHTYNYLNTNEKNSKEKILQLAKKNIKKTSFKILSHYLNNHKNIPEEHLEILILILEDKRQLNKISSLDSKIELH; encoded by the coding sequence ATGAATCCAGAAACAAAATATAAAGGAAGTCTTAAATTATCGGCCATAGGAGATGCTTTAGGCTGGATTACAGAATTTGAAAAAAATCAGCAATCTTTGAAAGATAAATTTGGCACTGAAAAAATTGAAAACTTCCAACCTTGGACAAAGACTGTTGGAGGAAGATTCTATGGTTACACAGATAATATTAGAGCCGGATCTTATTCAGATGACACACAATTGCTTCTCGCTGTTGCAAGAAGTATTAAAAATGATGGTAGTTTAGACCATGAGTATTTTGCTAAAAACGAACTTGTTAGTTGGTTAGAATATGAAAGGGGTGGAGGCAGAACAGTAAAAACAGCAGCTAATAAAATCCAAAGAAAATCAGCAAATTGGTTTAATAATTTTTATAGTTTAAAGATCAACAATGAAACTTATAACTATAAGCAAAGTGGTGCTAATGGTGCTGCAATGAGAGTATTACCAATCGCTTTAGCTAATTTGGGAGATAAAGAAAAAATTAGAGAGGAAATTTTTTGTAATAGTATTATAACTCATGGGCACCCAAGAGCGATTATTGGTGCTATGCTTTATGGATATGCTATTAATCAAATTATAATTTTCAAAACAGCAGATTTTACATGGGAAAAATATATTATACAACTAGGCTCTAACTTTAAAGAAAAATTTGACCTGTCACTAATTAAAAGAAAAGAAATTACGGAATGGATTAAACAATGGAATATAACAGAAAATAAATTGTTTGAATCTATTTATTTTGAAACTTTATTAGAGACTCAAAATTATTTAAGATTTATATTTCAGAGTTTGAAGCAAAACTTAAGTGTTCGTGAAACATTACAAAAATTGGGATGTTTTGCTCCCGCAACAAAAGGGTCTGGAATATCTACTGTAATTGCAGGGATATATTTGGCAAGTAAATTTCATGAATCCCCATTATCGGCAATAATTGAAGCCGTCAATGCATTAGGCTCTGACACAGATAGTATAGCCGCTTTTACAGGGGGATTAATCGGAGCTTTACACGGACATAGTATTATTCCTCAAAAATGGAGAACTGTTCAGGATTTAGAGTATTTAGAAGATGTAGCCAAACGGCTATTAGCTATTTCTGAAAACAGAAATATTGTTGAGCCAACAATCTCAATTAATGCTGATCTTAAACTATTAAACAAAATTCAAGAGGATAATTTTAAAGTTGATGAAAATGTATTATTCACTCCTTTAGGTGAAGGAAAAATTGTAAAAATTGATAGACAAAATACACAGACAAAGGGGAAATATAATTTATTAATTGAAGTTCAACTAAAAATTGGTCAAAGTATCTTAGTTTCTAAATCATTTGATCACACATATAATTATTTAAACACTAATGAGAAAAATAGCAAAGAAAAAATACTACAACTAGCTAAGAAAAATATTAAAAAGACATCATTTAAAATTTTAAGTCATTATTTAAACAATCATAAAAATATTCCAGAAGAGCATTTAGAAATTTTAATATTGATTTTAGAAGATAAACGCCAACTTAATAAAATATCCAGTTTAGATTCAAAAATTGAACTTCACTAA
- a CDS encoding efflux RND transporter periplasmic adaptor subunit: MVKKSLMYVNLCLIFWCVSCQSEKKEKAEAATFNVTSPLVKDTLIDKEYVAQIRSINHIELRAQEKGYIQSIYVDEGQAVKKGQLLFKIMPNLYESDVNRAKAEAKYAEIEYQNTKNLPDKNIVAPQEMAMAKARYDKARAELASTDTHLKFTEIRAPFSGIVGKLHVRKGSLVDDGELITELSDNSKMWVYFNVPEAEYLDQMADRKNEPLHVRLKMANGKEFSQQGVVETIESDFDNETGNIAYRATFLNPNGLLRYGETGNILITAPYPHAVMIPQKATFEELEKKYVYVITKDNKVKAREIKVAAELPHIYVVASGLGKDDRILLDGLRLVQENQKISSRYQKPEKVMSNLDLYAE; the protein is encoded by the coding sequence ATGGTCAAGAAAAGTCTCATGTATGTAAACCTGTGCCTGATATTCTGGTGCGTAAGCTGTCAGTCTGAAAAGAAAGAAAAAGCCGAGGCGGCGACGTTCAACGTGACGAGCCCTCTGGTAAAAGACACGCTGATTGATAAAGAATATGTGGCGCAGATCCGCTCCATCAACCATATTGAGCTCCGCGCACAGGAAAAGGGGTACATCCAGTCGATTTATGTGGACGAAGGACAGGCAGTGAAAAAAGGGCAGCTGCTGTTCAAGATTATGCCGAACCTGTATGAGTCGGATGTAAACCGGGCTAAGGCGGAAGCCAAATATGCCGAAATTGAATACCAGAATACCAAAAACCTTCCCGACAAAAATATTGTGGCGCCGCAGGAAATGGCGATGGCCAAAGCAAGGTATGATAAAGCCAGAGCCGAGCTGGCCTCTACCGATACCCACCTGAAATTCACTGAAATCCGCGCTCCTTTTTCCGGGATTGTCGGGAAACTTCATGTACGGAAGGGCAGCCTGGTGGATGATGGCGAGCTGATCACCGAATTATCGGACAACAGCAAAATGTGGGTGTATTTCAATGTTCCGGAGGCGGAATATCTGGACCAGATGGCGGATCGAAAAAACGAGCCGCTCCATGTGCGCCTGAAAATGGCCAATGGAAAAGAATTCAGCCAGCAGGGTGTGGTGGAAACCATAGAATCCGATTTCGATAATGAAACCGGGAACATTGCCTACCGGGCCACTTTCCTGAATCCGAACGGACTCCTCAGATACGGGGAAACTGGGAATATCCTCATCACTGCTCCGTATCCCCATGCGGTCATGATCCCTCAGAAAGCAACTTTTGAGGAGCTGGAGAAAAAATATGTGTATGTGATCACCAAAGACAACAAGGTGAAAGCCCGCGAAATTAAAGTGGCTGCCGAGCTGCCGCATATTTACGTGGTGGCTTCGGGACTGGGGAAAGACGACAGGATTCTGCTGGACGGTCTGAGGCTGGTGCAGGAAAACCAGAAGATCAGTTCCAGGTATCAGAAACCGGAAAAAGTAATGTCGAACCTGGATCTGTATGCCGAGTAA
- a CDS encoding efflux RND transporter permease subunit, whose translation MFKKVIHRPVFAIVISVVILFIGGLAIKQLPTEQFPKIAPTTVAVSIAYPGASADVLVKSSLITIENAINGVQGMRYITTDATSAGEATVNVVFDPGTNPNEAVVLVKTRVDQVMPLLPELVQKEGVVVNPIQPSMLMYVNLYSTGKDMDEKFLYNYATVNIIPEINRIHGIAKSQILGSRRYAMRIWLNPDRMRAYDLSVDEVMKAIGEQSIIGRPGRIGQSSGIAAQSLEYVLTYKGQYNTPEEYENIIVRSNSEGENIKLKDVAKVELGSEFFDIYSNLDGHPSASIVLKQNYGSNANDVIKDVKAKLEEMKANFPPGVDYKISYDVSQFLDASVEQVMHTLRDAFILVAIVVFIFLGDWRSTLIPIIAVPVSLIGTFFVIQLFGLSINLVTLFALVLAIGIVVDNAIVVIEAVHAKMEESNISPYKAVKEVMGEIAGAIIAITAVMVAVFIPISFMTGPVGTFYRQFSITMASSIVISAVVALTLTPVLAAMLLKNNHGKPKKSNLFTRSLDSFNRGFDKITGKYAAFLRKIVSRKVVTWGILAAFCVGIFIVNKTLPGGFIPNEDQGTIYAIIQTPPGSTLEQTNKVSRALQKICQGVDGVESVSSLAGYEIMTEGRGSNAGTCLINLKSWGDRKHDVKEIMEELEEKSKNLGATIEFFEPPAVPGFGSSGGFSVRLLDLNRTTNYQDFDKVNKDFIAQLKKRKELSGVFTFFAANYPQYELVFDNNAAMQKGVSIGKAMDNLNILIGSTYEQGFIRFGQFFKVYVQSSPEFRRLPTDIMNLYVKNDHNEMVPYSAFMTMKKTQGPNEITRYNMYNSAAIRGLPAPGYTTADAIQAINETAAKSLPHGYKVAWEGLSYDEAQRGNEAIYVFLVVLVFVYLVLAAQYESFIIPFAVLLSLPVGVFGSFLLLKAMGLENDIYAQVGLIMIIGLLGKNAVLIVEFAVKRRQAGDSILEAAIEGSKARFRPILMTSFAFIAGLVPLVFASGAGAIGNHTIGASALGGMLIGTLFGVIVIPGLYYIFAKLSDGRKMIKDEDESPLSEDMIHYE comes from the coding sequence ATGTTTAAGAAAGTAATACACAGGCCGGTTTTCGCCATTGTGATATCGGTCGTAATCTTATTTATCGGGGGACTGGCGATCAAGCAGCTGCCTACCGAGCAGTTTCCTAAAATTGCGCCTACTACGGTAGCGGTTTCCATTGCCTATCCGGGAGCCAGTGCAGATGTACTCGTGAAATCATCACTGATTACCATAGAAAATGCCATCAACGGGGTTCAGGGGATGCGGTACATCACTACGGATGCAACCAGTGCCGGGGAAGCTACCGTAAACGTGGTCTTTGATCCGGGCACCAATCCCAATGAGGCGGTCGTACTCGTAAAAACCAGGGTGGACCAGGTGATGCCGCTCCTGCCGGAACTCGTGCAGAAAGAAGGGGTAGTGGTGAACCCGATCCAGCCGAGTATGCTGATGTACGTCAACCTGTACAGCACCGGCAAAGACATGGATGAAAAATTCCTGTACAACTACGCTACCGTTAACATCATCCCGGAAATCAACCGGATCCACGGGATTGCCAAATCCCAGATCCTGGGGAGCCGAAGATATGCGATGAGGATCTGGCTTAATCCGGACAGGATGCGTGCCTATGACCTTTCCGTGGATGAAGTGATGAAAGCCATCGGGGAGCAGAGCATCATCGGGCGTCCGGGAAGGATCGGGCAGAGTTCCGGGATTGCGGCACAGTCGCTGGAATATGTCCTGACCTACAAAGGCCAGTACAACACGCCGGAAGAATATGAGAACATCATCGTCCGCTCCAATTCCGAAGGAGAGAATATCAAGCTGAAAGATGTGGCAAAAGTAGAGCTGGGCAGTGAGTTCTTTGATATTTATTCCAACCTCGACGGTCATCCTTCCGCTTCCATCGTATTGAAGCAGAACTACGGAAGCAATGCCAATGATGTGATCAAAGATGTGAAAGCCAAGCTGGAGGAAATGAAAGCCAACTTCCCTCCGGGAGTGGATTATAAAATCAGTTATGACGTTTCGCAGTTCCTGGATGCTTCGGTGGAGCAGGTGATGCACACGCTGAGGGATGCCTTCATCCTCGTAGCGATCGTGGTCTTCATCTTCCTGGGCGACTGGCGTTCAACGCTGATCCCGATTATCGCCGTGCCGGTTTCCCTGATCGGGACCTTCTTTGTGATCCAGCTGTTCGGGTTGTCCATCAACCTCGTGACGCTTTTTGCGTTGGTGCTCGCGATCGGGATTGTGGTGGATAATGCTATTGTGGTGATTGAAGCCGTGCATGCGAAAATGGAAGAGAGCAACATATCTCCATACAAGGCGGTAAAAGAAGTCATGGGCGAAATTGCCGGAGCGATCATTGCCATTACGGCGGTGATGGTGGCGGTGTTCATCCCGATCTCCTTCATGACCGGACCGGTGGGAACATTTTACCGTCAGTTTTCCATCACCATGGCCAGTTCCATCGTGATCTCTGCGGTGGTGGCGCTTACTTTGACGCCGGTTCTGGCAGCCATGCTGTTGAAAAACAACCACGGGAAGCCTAAAAAATCCAACCTGTTCACCAGATCGCTGGATTCCTTCAACCGCGGGTTCGATAAAATTACCGGGAAATACGCTGCCTTTTTAAGAAAGATTGTCAGCCGCAAGGTGGTGACCTGGGGAATCCTGGCTGCCTTCTGCGTAGGGATTTTCATCGTGAATAAAACCCTTCCGGGAGGATTCATCCCGAATGAAGACCAGGGAACCATTTACGCCATCATCCAGACGCCGCCGGGATCTACTTTGGAGCAGACCAATAAGGTTTCCAGGGCATTGCAGAAGATCTGTCAGGGCGTGGATGGTGTGGAATCCGTTTCTTCACTGGCGGGATATGAGATCATGACCGAAGGCCGCGGTTCCAATGCCGGAACCTGCCTGATCAACCTGAAAAGCTGGGGCGACCGTAAGCATGACGTGAAGGAAATCATGGAAGAGCTGGAAGAAAAATCCAAAAACCTCGGAGCGACCATTGAGTTCTTTGAGCCGCCGGCAGTTCCGGGATTCGGATCTTCGGGAGGGTTCTCCGTACGTTTGCTGGACCTGAACAGAACAACTAATTACCAGGATTTCGATAAGGTGAATAAAGATTTCATCGCCCAGCTTAAAAAACGTAAGGAACTGAGCGGCGTCTTCACGTTTTTCGCAGCGAATTACCCTCAGTACGAATTGGTTTTCGATAATAATGCCGCGATGCAGAAAGGCGTTTCCATTGGTAAAGCGATGGACAACCTCAACATCCTGATCGGAAGTACCTATGAACAGGGTTTCATCCGGTTCGGGCAGTTCTTCAAAGTGTACGTGCAGTCGTCGCCGGAATTCAGGAGGCTTCCTACCGATATCATGAACCTGTATGTGAAGAACGACCACAATGAAATGGTTCCGTATTCCGCATTCATGACGATGAAGAAAACGCAGGGACCTAATGAGATCACGCGCTACAATATGTACAATTCGGCAGCGATCCGCGGGCTTCCGGCGCCGGGCTATACGACGGCAGATGCCATCCAGGCGATCAACGAAACTGCGGCGAAAAGCCTGCCTCACGGCTATAAAGTAGCCTGGGAAGGATTGTCTTATGACGAAGCGCAGCGCGGTAATGAAGCCATTTATGTATTCCTGGTGGTGCTCGTATTCGTATATCTCGTGCTTGCGGCGCAGTATGAAAGCTTTATCATTCCGTTTGCCGTATTGCTGTCCCTTCCGGTGGGGGTATTCGGTTCCTTCTTATTGCTGAAAGCGATGGGACTGGAAAATGACATCTACGCTCAGGTAGGGCTCATCATGATCATCGGGCTCCTCGGGAAAAACGCAGTGCTGATCGTGGAATTTGCCGTGAAGCGGAGACAGGCGGGAGATTCCATCTTGGAAGCGGCGATTGAAGGTTCAAAAGCCCGTTTCAGGCCGATCCTTATGACCTCCTTTGCGTTTATTGCCGGATTGGTACCCTTGGTATTTGCCAGTGGGGCCGGAGCGATCGGGAACCATACCATCGGGGCTTCCGCATTGGGCGGAATGCTCATCGGGACGCTGTTCGGGGTCATTGTGATCCCGGGGCTCTACTACATTTTTGCCAAATTATCAGACGGCAGGAAGATGATCAAAGACGAAGACGAATCACCATTAAGCGAAGACATGATCCATTATGAATAA
- a CDS encoding DarT ssDNA thymidine ADP-ribosyltransferase family protein, translating to MKLKVDYLEFQKEIEQKGIDYLIHFTPTINLLSIYEQEGLLSRSLLEQFNIDNTDIFDYVNFTDDIRFDDKRYINLSIQHPNSFLFNRFQEKTLKDTHIYWCVLKIDKKYIYNDETLFSVTNAANSYNKHSVGISGDINKFRLLFQPSLKIVTSYQTRIINRNGLDSKYPTDEQAEVLVKNKIRLTDILEVCFENENYLASGKAALNGYNTDNFVVDSSLFNKERL from the coding sequence ATGAAACTAAAAGTTGATTATCTTGAGTTCCAAAAAGAAATAGAACAGAAAGGAATTGATTACTTAATACATTTTACACCTACAATCAATCTATTAAGTATTTATGAACAAGAAGGCTTGCTATCGAGATCTTTACTTGAACAATTTAATATTGACAATACAGATATTTTTGATTACGTGAATTTTACAGACGATATAAGATTTGATGATAAGCGTTATATTAATTTATCCATTCAACATCCAAACTCATTTCTTTTTAATCGTTTTCAAGAAAAAACATTAAAAGACACACACATTTATTGGTGCGTTCTTAAAATTGATAAGAAATATATATATAATGATGAAACACTATTTTCAGTAACAAATGCTGCAAATAGTTATAATAAACACTCAGTTGGAATATCAGGAGATATAAACAAATTTAGACTTTTATTTCAACCATCTCTAAAAATTGTCACCTCATATCAAACTAGGATTATTAATAGAAATGGCCTTGACAGCAAATACCCTACTGATGAGCAAGCAGAGGTTTTAGTAAAAAATAAAATACGTCTTACAGACATTTTAGAAGTGTGTTTCGAAAATGAAAATTATCTAGCAAGTGGAAAAGCAGCATTAAATGGATATAATACGGATAATTTTGTTGTTGATTCCTCATTATTTAATAAAGAAAGATTATAA
- a CDS encoding TolC family protein → MNKNRKKIYQYAGWSVLLLGLAACKPVDIQQRAENRTVPEKYAGAENNTTNSGKLKWNEYFSDPNLQALITEALKNNQELNIMLQEIEISKNEIKARKGEYLPSVGLKAGVGVDKVSRYTNIGAMEANTEIEPGKEMPDPLFDFGAGVQAKWETDIWGKLHNATRAQVQRYLASIEGRNFMVTNLISEIADSYYELLALDNEKVILNENIKIQNDALNIIKELKKNARSNELAVKRFQALVLKTQGMQYDIQQKIVETENRINYLVGRFPQPVERSHDNFDAVVPPVVYAGIPSELLENRPDIKEAEYELAATRLDIKSAKARFYPSLDIGAGIGLQAFNPAYLIKPESFLFSLAGELTAPLINRAAIKAAYYNANAKQVQAVYHYEQTVLAAYIEVANQLAKIHNMKSSYDIKAQEVDALTQSIDISNDLFKYARADYMEVLLTQRDALESKFELVEKRINQLKASVAIYRALGGGWDQNPLTPPNIIKK, encoded by the coding sequence ATGAATAAGAACAGAAAAAAAATATACCAATACGCAGGCTGGTCCGTACTGCTGCTCGGCCTTGCGGCGTGTAAGCCCGTCGACATCCAGCAGCGGGCGGAAAACAGGACTGTGCCGGAAAAATATGCCGGTGCCGAAAATAACACCACCAATTCCGGGAAGCTGAAATGGAATGAATATTTCAGCGACCCCAACCTTCAGGCCCTCATCACCGAGGCCCTGAAAAACAACCAGGAGCTGAACATCATGCTTCAGGAAATCGAAATTTCAAAAAATGAAATCAAAGCCCGGAAAGGGGAGTACCTCCCATCCGTTGGCCTGAAAGCCGGAGTAGGCGTAGACAAGGTCAGCCGCTACACCAATATCGGCGCTATGGAAGCCAATACCGAGATCGAGCCCGGAAAAGAAATGCCGGATCCGCTCTTCGATTTCGGGGCCGGTGTGCAGGCGAAATGGGAAACCGATATCTGGGGCAAGCTCCACAACGCCACCCGTGCGCAGGTGCAGCGTTACCTGGCCAGCATCGAAGGCCGGAACTTCATGGTTACCAACCTCATTTCCGAAATTGCCGATTCCTATTACGAGCTGCTGGCGCTGGATAACGAGAAGGTGATCCTGAATGAGAACATCAAGATCCAGAACGATGCGCTGAACATCATCAAGGAACTGAAAAAGAACGCCCGTTCCAATGAGCTGGCCGTGAAAAGATTCCAGGCCCTCGTGCTGAAAACCCAGGGCATGCAGTACGACATCCAGCAAAAAATTGTGGAGACCGAAAACCGCATCAATTACCTGGTGGGAAGGTTCCCGCAGCCGGTAGAACGCAGCCATGATAATTTCGATGCTGTGGTTCCGCCGGTGGTCTATGCCGGGATTCCTTCCGAGCTGCTGGAAAACCGCCCGGACATCAAGGAAGCGGAATACGAACTCGCCGCAACCAGGCTGGACATCAAGTCGGCGAAGGCGAGGTTCTATCCTTCGCTGGACATCGGGGCCGGGATCGGGCTGCAGGCATTCAATCCTGCCTATCTCATCAAGCCGGAATCGTTCCTGTTCTCGCTGGCCGGCGAGCTGACCGCACCGCTGATCAACCGCGCCGCCATCAAAGCCGCCTACTACAACGCCAATGCGAAGCAGGTGCAGGCCGTCTACCATTATGAGCAGACCGTCCTGGCCGCCTACATCGAAGTGGCCAATCAGCTGGCGAAAATTCATAATATGAAAAGCAGCTACGACATCAAAGCGCAGGAAGTGGATGCCTTAACCCAGTCCATAGACATTTCCAACGACCTGTTCAAGTACGCCCGGGCCGATTATATGGAGGTGCTGCTCACCCAGCGCGATGCCCTGGAATCTAAGTTTGAACTGGTGGAAAAAAGGATCAACCAGCTGAAAGCCAGCGTAGCCATCTACCGGGCATTGGGCGGCGGCTGGGACCAGAATCCCCTTACGCCTCCCAATATCATTAAAAAATAA